ATAATCTCGCCGTGGGTCTTCGGTTCATTGTTGAACCACACCACCAAACCGTCGCCAGTCACCTCGACCTGCTGCAACTCGGTCGGGTCTGGCGTGGTCAGGCGGCCGATCATCAACCCGACCATCACGCCGACAATCGCCAGCGATCCGATGACACGCGGGAATAGTTTCGAACGGTTGTCCACGGGCGGCGTAGAATGCCGCTCATCTTTACCTTCGGAGCCGTGCATGTTTCACGTCATCCTCTTCCAACCAGAAATTCCGCCGAATACCGGCAACGTTATCAGGCTGTGCGCCAACAGTGGCTGCCACCTGCATTTGATCGAGCCGCTGGGCTTCGAGATGGACGACAAGCGCCTGCGCCGGGCCGGCCTCGATTACCACGAGTACGCCACCCTGCAGCGCCATGCCGACCTCGCCAGTTGCCTGGAAAGCCTCGGTCATCCACGGCTGTTCGCGTTCACCACCAAGGGCTCGCGGCCGTTTCATGATGTCAGTTTCGCCGAGGGCGACGCGTTCCTGTTCGGCCCGGAGAGCCGTGGCCTGCCAGCAGAAGTGCTCGACGCCCTGCCCGGCGACCAGCGCCTGCGCCTGCCGATGCGCGAAGGCTGCCGCAGCCTGAACCTGTCTAACACCGTGGCCGTCGCGGTCTACGAAGGCTGGCGCCAACTCGGTTTCAAGTAACCTCAAACAAATGTGGGAGCGAGCTTGCTCGCGAAAGCGGTGTGTCAGACGACTTAGATGTCACCTGACACTCCCTATTCGCGAGCAAGCTCGCTCCCACATGGGTGTTGCCGAACGCTTATT
The window above is part of the Pseudomonas prosekii genome. Proteins encoded here:
- a CDS encoding tRNA (cytidine(34)-2'-O)-methyltransferase, whose product is MFHVILFQPEIPPNTGNVIRLCANSGCHLHLIEPLGFEMDDKRLRRAGLDYHEYATLQRHADLASCLESLGHPRLFAFTTKGSRPFHDVSFAEGDAFLFGPESRGLPAEVLDALPGDQRLRLPMREGCRSLNLSNTVAVAVYEGWRQLGFK